A single window of Loxodonta africana isolate mLoxAfr1 chromosome 10, mLoxAfr1.hap2, whole genome shotgun sequence DNA harbors:
- the DCAF4 gene encoding DDB1- and CUL4-associated factor 4 isoform X1 — translation MRRKRRSPWPYRLLQYKNGYAQLADTAAWWFRVPPSLAFTRARPGPRGSRKRPSKPVGRCCLRCALASGRERLLLASGMYKGSRQSKRRYGRRGHQQSHWFRQRGSSERCNTGTPQSPHDSSPSDDESPSTSSSAAGSSPVLDLPGYYFDPEKKRYFRLLPGHNNCNPLTKESIQEKEAEKKRLQLVEEDKQKKKVARVGFNASSLLRKRQLGFLNDVSYSRLAHELRVSCMQKTKVHIQSSDPSALASDQFNLILANNNRDRLFTVIDVKVGGSKYSIINLNRLRIPSLTVRMYENLYFTNRKVNCVCWASLNHLDSHILLCRMGIAKTPGCATLLPASLFAHSHPVVRDRPGMLCSFQIPSAWSCAWSLNIQANNCFSAGLSQQVLLTNVVTGHQQLFSTSSDVLTQQFAILAPLLFNGCRSGEIFAIDLRSHSQGKSWKAMCLSHDSAVTSVQILQEEQCLMASDMAGKIKLWDLRTSKCLRQFEGHVNEYAYLPLHVHEEEGIVIAVGQDCHTRIWSLRDAHLLRTIPSPYPASKENIPSVAFSSRLGGFRGGPGLLMAVQQDLYCFAYN, via the exons ATGAGAAGGAAGCGGCGTTCGCCGTGGCCCTATCGGCTGCTACAATATAAGAACGGATACGCCCAACTGGCGGACACTGCAGCTTGGTGGTTCCGGGTCCCGCCTAGCCTGGCTTTTACCCGTGCCCGGCCGGGACCTAGGGGCAGTCGGAAGAGACCTTCTAAGCCGGTGGGTCGGTGCTGCCTGAGGTGCGCGTTGGCGTCAGGCCGGGAGCGGCTGCTGCTCGCGTCAG GAATGTATAAAGGCAGTCGGCAGAGTAAGAGAAGATATGGGCGGAGGGGTCACCAGCAGAGCCATTGGTTCAGACAGCGTGGCTCCAGTGAGAG GTGTAACACGGGGACACCGCAAAGCCCACATGACTCCAGCCCCAGCGATGACGAGTCTCCGTCAACCTCTTCCAGCGCAGCTGGAAGCTCTCCCGTGCTAG ATCTACCAGGGTATTACTTTGACCCTGAAAAGAAACGCTACTTTCGCTTGCTCCCTGGGCATAACAACTGCAACCCCCTCACGAAGGAGAGCATCCAGGAAaaggaagcagagaagaaaaggCTGCAGCTAGTGGAAGAGGACAAGCAGAAAAAG aaagTAGCCAGAGTGGGATTTAATGCATCTTCCTTGCTACGTAAAAGACAGCTGGGTTTTCTCAATGACGTCAGTTATTCCCG TCTGGCCCATGAGCTGCGAGTGAGCTGCATGCAGAAGACAAAGGTCCACATTCAGAGCTCGGATCCCTCTGCTTTGGCAAGTGACCAGTTTAATCTCATACTG GCTAATAACAACAGGGACCGGCTCTTCACAGTCATTGACGTCAAAGTTGGCGGCTCCAAATACAGCATCATCAACCTCAACCGTCTGCGGATCCCATCACTCACTGTGAGAATGTATGAAAACCTGTACTTCACCAACCGGAAG GTGAATTGTGTGTGCTGGGCCTCGCTGAATCACTTGGATTCCCATATTCT GTTGTGCCGCATGGGAATTGCGAAGACTCCAGGCTGCgccactctgctcccagcatcgCTGTTCGCCCATAGTCATCCAG TAGTCAGAGACCGGCCCGGCATGCTCTGCAGTTTCCAGATTCCCAGCGCCTGGTCCTGTGCGTGGTCCCTGAATATCCAGGCAAATAACTGCTTCAGCGCAG GCCTGTCTCAGCAGGTTCTGCTGACCAACGTGGTGACGGGACACCAGCAGTTATTCAGCACCAGCAGTGATGTCCTGACCCAGCAGTTTGCTATCTTG GCCCCTCTGCTGTTTAATGGCTGTCGTTCCGGGGAGATCTTTGCCATTGATCTGCGTTCTCACAGTCAGGGCAAGAGCTGGAAGGCCATGTGCCTGTCCCATGACTCAGCGGTGACCTCTGTGCAAATCCTCCAAGAAGAACAATGCCTGATGGcatcagacatggctggaaag ATCAAGCTGTGGGACCTGAGGACCAGTAAATGTTTAAGGCAGTTTGAAGGTCACGTGAATGAGTACGCCTACCTGCCCCTGCACGTGCACGAGGAAGAAGGAATCGTGATAGCAG TGGGTCAAGACTGCCACACAAGAATCTGGAGCCTCCGTGATGCCCACCTGCTCAGAACCATACCTTCCCCTTACCCTGCCTCCAAGGAGAACATCCCCAGTGTTGCCTTCTCTTCTCGGCTCGGGGGCTTCCGGGGAGGACCGGGGCTGCTCATGGCTGTCCAGCAGGACCTCTACTGTTTCGCCTACAACTGA
- the DCAF4 gene encoding DDB1- and CUL4-associated factor 4 isoform X4 yields MRRKRRSPWPYRLLQYKNGYAQLADTAAWWFRVPPSLAFTRARPGPRGSRKRPSKPVGRCCLRCALASGRERLLLASGMYKGSRQSKRRYGRRGHQQSHWFRQRGSSERCNTGTPQSPHDSSPSDDESPSTSSSAAGSSPVLDLPGYYFDPEKKRYFRLLPGHNNCNPLTKESIQEKEAEKKRLQLVEEDKQKKKVARVGFNASSLLRKRQLGFLNDVSYSRLAHELRVSCMQKTKVHIQSSDPSALASDQFNLILANNNRDRLFTVIDVKVGGSKYSIINLNRLRIPSLTVRMYENLYFTNRKVNCVCWASLNHLDSHILLCRMGIAKTPGCATLLPASLFAHSHPVVRDRPGMLCSFQIPSAWSCAWSLNIQANNCFSAGLSQQVLLTNVVTGHQQLFSTSSDVLTQQFAILIKLWDLRTSKCLRQFEGHVNEYAYLPLHVHEEEGIVIAVGQDCHTRIWSLRDAHLLRTIPSPYPASKENIPSVAFSSRLGGFRGGPGLLMAVQQDLYCFAYN; encoded by the exons ATGAGAAGGAAGCGGCGTTCGCCGTGGCCCTATCGGCTGCTACAATATAAGAACGGATACGCCCAACTGGCGGACACTGCAGCTTGGTGGTTCCGGGTCCCGCCTAGCCTGGCTTTTACCCGTGCCCGGCCGGGACCTAGGGGCAGTCGGAAGAGACCTTCTAAGCCGGTGGGTCGGTGCTGCCTGAGGTGCGCGTTGGCGTCAGGCCGGGAGCGGCTGCTGCTCGCGTCAG GAATGTATAAAGGCAGTCGGCAGAGTAAGAGAAGATATGGGCGGAGGGGTCACCAGCAGAGCCATTGGTTCAGACAGCGTGGCTCCAGTGAGAG GTGTAACACGGGGACACCGCAAAGCCCACATGACTCCAGCCCCAGCGATGACGAGTCTCCGTCAACCTCTTCCAGCGCAGCTGGAAGCTCTCCCGTGCTAG ATCTACCAGGGTATTACTTTGACCCTGAAAAGAAACGCTACTTTCGCTTGCTCCCTGGGCATAACAACTGCAACCCCCTCACGAAGGAGAGCATCCAGGAAaaggaagcagagaagaaaaggCTGCAGCTAGTGGAAGAGGACAAGCAGAAAAAG aaagTAGCCAGAGTGGGATTTAATGCATCTTCCTTGCTACGTAAAAGACAGCTGGGTTTTCTCAATGACGTCAGTTATTCCCG TCTGGCCCATGAGCTGCGAGTGAGCTGCATGCAGAAGACAAAGGTCCACATTCAGAGCTCGGATCCCTCTGCTTTGGCAAGTGACCAGTTTAATCTCATACTG GCTAATAACAACAGGGACCGGCTCTTCACAGTCATTGACGTCAAAGTTGGCGGCTCCAAATACAGCATCATCAACCTCAACCGTCTGCGGATCCCATCACTCACTGTGAGAATGTATGAAAACCTGTACTTCACCAACCGGAAG GTGAATTGTGTGTGCTGGGCCTCGCTGAATCACTTGGATTCCCATATTCT GTTGTGCCGCATGGGAATTGCGAAGACTCCAGGCTGCgccactctgctcccagcatcgCTGTTCGCCCATAGTCATCCAG TAGTCAGAGACCGGCCCGGCATGCTCTGCAGTTTCCAGATTCCCAGCGCCTGGTCCTGTGCGTGGTCCCTGAATATCCAGGCAAATAACTGCTTCAGCGCAG GCCTGTCTCAGCAGGTTCTGCTGACCAACGTGGTGACGGGACACCAGCAGTTATTCAGCACCAGCAGTGATGTCCTGACCCAGCAGTTTGCTATCTTG ATCAAGCTGTGGGACCTGAGGACCAGTAAATGTTTAAGGCAGTTTGAAGGTCACGTGAATGAGTACGCCTACCTGCCCCTGCACGTGCACGAGGAAGAAGGAATCGTGATAGCAG TGGGTCAAGACTGCCACACAAGAATCTGGAGCCTCCGTGATGCCCACCTGCTCAGAACCATACCTTCCCCTTACCCTGCCTCCAAGGAGAACATCCCCAGTGTTGCCTTCTCTTCTCGGCTCGGGGGCTTCCGGGGAGGACCGGGGCTGCTCATGGCTGTCCAGCAGGACCTCTACTGTTTCGCCTACAACTGA
- the DCAF4 gene encoding DDB1- and CUL4-associated factor 4 isoform X2, with amino-acid sequence MRRKRRSPWPYRLLQYKNGYAQLADTAAWWFRVPPSLAFTRARPGPRGSRKRPSKPVGRCCLRCALASGRERLLLASGMYKGSRQSKRRYGRRGHQQSHWFRQRGSSERCNTGTPQSPHDSSPSDDESPSTSSSAAGSSPVLDLPGYYFDPEKKRYFRLLPGHNNCNPLTKESIQEKEAEKKRLQLVEEDKQKKKVARVGFNASSLLRKRQLGFLNDVSYSRLAHELRVSCMQKTKVHIQSSDPSALASDQFNLILANNNRDRLFTVIDVKVGGSKYSIINLNRLRIPSLTVRMYENLYFTNRKVNCVCWASLNHLDSHILLCRMGIAKTPGCATLLPASLFAHSHPVRDRPGMLCSFQIPSAWSCAWSLNIQANNCFSAGLSQQVLLTNVVTGHQQLFSTSSDVLTQQFAILAPLLFNGCRSGEIFAIDLRSHSQGKSWKAMCLSHDSAVTSVQILQEEQCLMASDMAGKIKLWDLRTSKCLRQFEGHVNEYAYLPLHVHEEEGIVIAVGQDCHTRIWSLRDAHLLRTIPSPYPASKENIPSVAFSSRLGGFRGGPGLLMAVQQDLYCFAYN; translated from the exons ATGAGAAGGAAGCGGCGTTCGCCGTGGCCCTATCGGCTGCTACAATATAAGAACGGATACGCCCAACTGGCGGACACTGCAGCTTGGTGGTTCCGGGTCCCGCCTAGCCTGGCTTTTACCCGTGCCCGGCCGGGACCTAGGGGCAGTCGGAAGAGACCTTCTAAGCCGGTGGGTCGGTGCTGCCTGAGGTGCGCGTTGGCGTCAGGCCGGGAGCGGCTGCTGCTCGCGTCAG GAATGTATAAAGGCAGTCGGCAGAGTAAGAGAAGATATGGGCGGAGGGGTCACCAGCAGAGCCATTGGTTCAGACAGCGTGGCTCCAGTGAGAG GTGTAACACGGGGACACCGCAAAGCCCACATGACTCCAGCCCCAGCGATGACGAGTCTCCGTCAACCTCTTCCAGCGCAGCTGGAAGCTCTCCCGTGCTAG ATCTACCAGGGTATTACTTTGACCCTGAAAAGAAACGCTACTTTCGCTTGCTCCCTGGGCATAACAACTGCAACCCCCTCACGAAGGAGAGCATCCAGGAAaaggaagcagagaagaaaaggCTGCAGCTAGTGGAAGAGGACAAGCAGAAAAAG aaagTAGCCAGAGTGGGATTTAATGCATCTTCCTTGCTACGTAAAAGACAGCTGGGTTTTCTCAATGACGTCAGTTATTCCCG TCTGGCCCATGAGCTGCGAGTGAGCTGCATGCAGAAGACAAAGGTCCACATTCAGAGCTCGGATCCCTCTGCTTTGGCAAGTGACCAGTTTAATCTCATACTG GCTAATAACAACAGGGACCGGCTCTTCACAGTCATTGACGTCAAAGTTGGCGGCTCCAAATACAGCATCATCAACCTCAACCGTCTGCGGATCCCATCACTCACTGTGAGAATGTATGAAAACCTGTACTTCACCAACCGGAAG GTGAATTGTGTGTGCTGGGCCTCGCTGAATCACTTGGATTCCCATATTCT GTTGTGCCGCATGGGAATTGCGAAGACTCCAGGCTGCgccactctgctcccagcatcgCTGTTCGCCCATAGTCATCCAG TCAGAGACCGGCCCGGCATGCTCTGCAGTTTCCAGATTCCCAGCGCCTGGTCCTGTGCGTGGTCCCTGAATATCCAGGCAAATAACTGCTTCAGCGCAG GCCTGTCTCAGCAGGTTCTGCTGACCAACGTGGTGACGGGACACCAGCAGTTATTCAGCACCAGCAGTGATGTCCTGACCCAGCAGTTTGCTATCTTG GCCCCTCTGCTGTTTAATGGCTGTCGTTCCGGGGAGATCTTTGCCATTGATCTGCGTTCTCACAGTCAGGGCAAGAGCTGGAAGGCCATGTGCCTGTCCCATGACTCAGCGGTGACCTCTGTGCAAATCCTCCAAGAAGAACAATGCCTGATGGcatcagacatggctggaaag ATCAAGCTGTGGGACCTGAGGACCAGTAAATGTTTAAGGCAGTTTGAAGGTCACGTGAATGAGTACGCCTACCTGCCCCTGCACGTGCACGAGGAAGAAGGAATCGTGATAGCAG TGGGTCAAGACTGCCACACAAGAATCTGGAGCCTCCGTGATGCCCACCTGCTCAGAACCATACCTTCCCCTTACCCTGCCTCCAAGGAGAACATCCCCAGTGTTGCCTTCTCTTCTCGGCTCGGGGGCTTCCGGGGAGGACCGGGGCTGCTCATGGCTGTCCAGCAGGACCTCTACTGTTTCGCCTACAACTGA
- the DCAF4 gene encoding DDB1- and CUL4-associated factor 4 isoform X3: protein MRRKRRSPWPYRLLQYKNGYAQLADTAAWWFRVPPSLAFTRARPGPRGSRKRPSKPVGRCCLRAGMYKGSRQSKRRYGRRGHQQSHWFRQRGSSERCNTGTPQSPHDSSPSDDESPSTSSSAAGSSPVLDLPGYYFDPEKKRYFRLLPGHNNCNPLTKESIQEKEAEKKRLQLVEEDKQKKKVARVGFNASSLLRKRQLGFLNDVSYSRLAHELRVSCMQKTKVHIQSSDPSALASDQFNLILANNNRDRLFTVIDVKVGGSKYSIINLNRLRIPSLTVRMYENLYFTNRKVNCVCWASLNHLDSHILLCRMGIAKTPGCATLLPASLFAHSHPVVRDRPGMLCSFQIPSAWSCAWSLNIQANNCFSAGLSQQVLLTNVVTGHQQLFSTSSDVLTQQFAILAPLLFNGCRSGEIFAIDLRSHSQGKSWKAMCLSHDSAVTSVQILQEEQCLMASDMAGKIKLWDLRTSKCLRQFEGHVNEYAYLPLHVHEEEGIVIAVGQDCHTRIWSLRDAHLLRTIPSPYPASKENIPSVAFSSRLGGFRGGPGLLMAVQQDLYCFAYN, encoded by the exons ATGAGAAGGAAGCGGCGTTCGCCGTGGCCCTATCGGCTGCTACAATATAAGAACGGATACGCCCAACTGGCGGACACTGCAGCTTGGTGGTTCCGGGTCCCGCCTAGCCTGGCTTTTACCCGTGCCCGGCCGGGACCTAGGGGCAGTCGGAAGAGACCTTCTAAGCCGGTGGGTCGGTGCTGCCTGAG aGCAGGAATGTATAAAGGCAGTCGGCAGAGTAAGAGAAGATATGGGCGGAGGGGTCACCAGCAGAGCCATTGGTTCAGACAGCGTGGCTCCAGTGAGAG GTGTAACACGGGGACACCGCAAAGCCCACATGACTCCAGCCCCAGCGATGACGAGTCTCCGTCAACCTCTTCCAGCGCAGCTGGAAGCTCTCCCGTGCTAG ATCTACCAGGGTATTACTTTGACCCTGAAAAGAAACGCTACTTTCGCTTGCTCCCTGGGCATAACAACTGCAACCCCCTCACGAAGGAGAGCATCCAGGAAaaggaagcagagaagaaaaggCTGCAGCTAGTGGAAGAGGACAAGCAGAAAAAG aaagTAGCCAGAGTGGGATTTAATGCATCTTCCTTGCTACGTAAAAGACAGCTGGGTTTTCTCAATGACGTCAGTTATTCCCG TCTGGCCCATGAGCTGCGAGTGAGCTGCATGCAGAAGACAAAGGTCCACATTCAGAGCTCGGATCCCTCTGCTTTGGCAAGTGACCAGTTTAATCTCATACTG GCTAATAACAACAGGGACCGGCTCTTCACAGTCATTGACGTCAAAGTTGGCGGCTCCAAATACAGCATCATCAACCTCAACCGTCTGCGGATCCCATCACTCACTGTGAGAATGTATGAAAACCTGTACTTCACCAACCGGAAG GTGAATTGTGTGTGCTGGGCCTCGCTGAATCACTTGGATTCCCATATTCT GTTGTGCCGCATGGGAATTGCGAAGACTCCAGGCTGCgccactctgctcccagcatcgCTGTTCGCCCATAGTCATCCAG TAGTCAGAGACCGGCCCGGCATGCTCTGCAGTTTCCAGATTCCCAGCGCCTGGTCCTGTGCGTGGTCCCTGAATATCCAGGCAAATAACTGCTTCAGCGCAG GCCTGTCTCAGCAGGTTCTGCTGACCAACGTGGTGACGGGACACCAGCAGTTATTCAGCACCAGCAGTGATGTCCTGACCCAGCAGTTTGCTATCTTG GCCCCTCTGCTGTTTAATGGCTGTCGTTCCGGGGAGATCTTTGCCATTGATCTGCGTTCTCACAGTCAGGGCAAGAGCTGGAAGGCCATGTGCCTGTCCCATGACTCAGCGGTGACCTCTGTGCAAATCCTCCAAGAAGAACAATGCCTGATGGcatcagacatggctggaaag ATCAAGCTGTGGGACCTGAGGACCAGTAAATGTTTAAGGCAGTTTGAAGGTCACGTGAATGAGTACGCCTACCTGCCCCTGCACGTGCACGAGGAAGAAGGAATCGTGATAGCAG TGGGTCAAGACTGCCACACAAGAATCTGGAGCCTCCGTGATGCCCACCTGCTCAGAACCATACCTTCCCCTTACCCTGCCTCCAAGGAGAACATCCCCAGTGTTGCCTTCTCTTCTCGGCTCGGGGGCTTCCGGGGAGGACCGGGGCTGCTCATGGCTGTCCAGCAGGACCTCTACTGTTTCGCCTACAACTGA
- the DCAF4 gene encoding DDB1- and CUL4-associated factor 4 isoform X5 codes for MYKGSRQSKRRYGRRGHQQSHWFRQRGSSERCNTGTPQSPHDSSPSDDESPSTSSSAAGSSPVLDLPGYYFDPEKKRYFRLLPGHNNCNPLTKESIQEKEAEKKRLQLVEEDKQKKKVARVGFNASSLLRKRQLGFLNDVSYSRLAHELRVSCMQKTKVHIQSSDPSALASDQFNLILANNNRDRLFTVIDVKVGGSKYSIINLNRLRIPSLTVRMYENLYFTNRKVNCVCWASLNHLDSHILLCRMGIAKTPGCATLLPASLFAHSHPVVRDRPGMLCSFQIPSAWSCAWSLNIQANNCFSAGLSQQVLLTNVVTGHQQLFSTSSDVLTQQFAILAPLLFNGCRSGEIFAIDLRSHSQGKSWKAMCLSHDSAVTSVQILQEEQCLMASDMAGKIKLWDLRTSKCLRQFEGHVNEYAYLPLHVHEEEGIVIAVGQDCHTRIWSLRDAHLLRTIPSPYPASKENIPSVAFSSRLGGFRGGPGLLMAVQQDLYCFAYN; via the exons ATGTATAAAGGCAGTCGGCAGAGTAAGAGAAGATATGGGCGGAGGGGTCACCAGCAGAGCCATTGGTTCAGACAGCGTGGCTCCAGTGAGAG GTGTAACACGGGGACACCGCAAAGCCCACATGACTCCAGCCCCAGCGATGACGAGTCTCCGTCAACCTCTTCCAGCGCAGCTGGAAGCTCTCCCGTGCTAG ATCTACCAGGGTATTACTTTGACCCTGAAAAGAAACGCTACTTTCGCTTGCTCCCTGGGCATAACAACTGCAACCCCCTCACGAAGGAGAGCATCCAGGAAaaggaagcagagaagaaaaggCTGCAGCTAGTGGAAGAGGACAAGCAGAAAAAG aaagTAGCCAGAGTGGGATTTAATGCATCTTCCTTGCTACGTAAAAGACAGCTGGGTTTTCTCAATGACGTCAGTTATTCCCG TCTGGCCCATGAGCTGCGAGTGAGCTGCATGCAGAAGACAAAGGTCCACATTCAGAGCTCGGATCCCTCTGCTTTGGCAAGTGACCAGTTTAATCTCATACTG GCTAATAACAACAGGGACCGGCTCTTCACAGTCATTGACGTCAAAGTTGGCGGCTCCAAATACAGCATCATCAACCTCAACCGTCTGCGGATCCCATCACTCACTGTGAGAATGTATGAAAACCTGTACTTCACCAACCGGAAG GTGAATTGTGTGTGCTGGGCCTCGCTGAATCACTTGGATTCCCATATTCT GTTGTGCCGCATGGGAATTGCGAAGACTCCAGGCTGCgccactctgctcccagcatcgCTGTTCGCCCATAGTCATCCAG TAGTCAGAGACCGGCCCGGCATGCTCTGCAGTTTCCAGATTCCCAGCGCCTGGTCCTGTGCGTGGTCCCTGAATATCCAGGCAAATAACTGCTTCAGCGCAG GCCTGTCTCAGCAGGTTCTGCTGACCAACGTGGTGACGGGACACCAGCAGTTATTCAGCACCAGCAGTGATGTCCTGACCCAGCAGTTTGCTATCTTG GCCCCTCTGCTGTTTAATGGCTGTCGTTCCGGGGAGATCTTTGCCATTGATCTGCGTTCTCACAGTCAGGGCAAGAGCTGGAAGGCCATGTGCCTGTCCCATGACTCAGCGGTGACCTCTGTGCAAATCCTCCAAGAAGAACAATGCCTGATGGcatcagacatggctggaaag ATCAAGCTGTGGGACCTGAGGACCAGTAAATGTTTAAGGCAGTTTGAAGGTCACGTGAATGAGTACGCCTACCTGCCCCTGCACGTGCACGAGGAAGAAGGAATCGTGATAGCAG TGGGTCAAGACTGCCACACAAGAATCTGGAGCCTCCGTGATGCCCACCTGCTCAGAACCATACCTTCCCCTTACCCTGCCTCCAAGGAGAACATCCCCAGTGTTGCCTTCTCTTCTCGGCTCGGGGGCTTCCGGGGAGGACCGGGGCTGCTCATGGCTGTCCAGCAGGACCTCTACTGTTTCGCCTACAACTGA